The genomic region CGAGCGCAGCCCAGATAACGTCTTTACGGTTTTTCAGAGTATCGCCGGAGGTAATAACCACCATGCACGGGAAAGGCCACACTTCACCTATTTCATAGATTTGCTTAACCGGTGCAACAAGCTGGGCAATTCGGTCGTAGGGCTCAAACAGGAAAGCAGCGTCCACACGTCCACCTACCAGAGACTGAACCGCTACCGCCGGTGCCACTCCCATAATATTCAGGTCGTCTGGTTGTAATCCGGCATTGGCCAACATGACACCTTTGAGCACGATATCGGCTGTGCTGCCCTGTTTTTGGGAGGCGAGGTTGCGGCCCTTGAGATCTTCGACCGTGTTAATGCCTGAATCGTTCCGCACGACCAGAGAATGGTATCCGCGTTGCGCGCCGCCAACAATTTTCAGGTCGGCACCACGAGATGCCCAAGTGAAGGCATTAGAAAAGCCCAAAACACCGATATCAAGCTGGCCCCCGACGATGCCCTTGATCAGGTCGGTTCCGGAACTGAACTCAATCAGCTTTGCGTCCAGGCCATACTTTTTATACAGGCCTGCTTCGTGAGCGAGCATGGCTTGGGCATCGTCCATTACGCGCACATAGCCAACCCGAAACTCTTCATTTGCAGTTACCGGCCCGGCGAGCGCCAGTGCCAGAACGGATGTTATCAACCAGCGAATCATACAGTTTCTCCTGTTTTCCCGGCGTGAGCCGGCGTTGTGTCAGTATCGATCCCCAACTTATTCAGCACATCACGCCGGATATCGGCGAAGGCAGATAGGTCATGGGTTTTA from Marinobacter sp. LV10R510-11A harbors:
- a CDS encoding ABC transporter substrate-binding protein, producing the protein MIRWLITSVLALALAGPVTANEEFRVGYVRVMDDAQAMLAHEAGLYKKYGLDAKLIEFSSGTDLIKGIVGGQLDIGVLGFSNAFTWASRGADLKIVGGAQRGYHSLVVRNDSGINTVEDLKGRNLASQKQGSTADIVLKGVMLANAGLQPDDLNIMGVAPAVAVQSLVGGRVDAAFLFEPYDRIAQLVAPVKQIYEIGEVWPFPCMVVITSGDTLKNRKDVIWAALDAQRDAIEMLENQPEKAATYITDYFIKEDVVKSLNEGDIPSEKVITQAIQTNDFSSKLTDADIDRMKELAGIMQKQGILADDKTFDVDALLDLTWQETREL